A region of the Pempheris klunzingeri isolate RE-2024b chromosome 6, fPemKlu1.hap1, whole genome shotgun sequence genome:
CGGGCGCAGGCCCAGGGACCCTTGTGCCAGACCTGTTTGAAGTAATTATTAGAGAAAGAAAACTATAGTTTCTTGTTGGACAGTAAATCTACTTTAAATCTAGTAAATGATTACAAAGTAATGTGAAACTACAACAAAGAGGCACAAAACGACTGCAAAGAAGGACAGAATACCTTTAAAGTCACCACACAACCAGAAAGTGACTTCAAGGAGACACCAAAAGACTATGAGACACAAtgactacagacagacagaaaatgactaCAAGGAGACACAAAAAGAACTTCTTTCATTCTACGTGTCTGGGGGGTTTACATGTCACTGTTTCATAATGCATCTGTACTATCAGCAAACAGAAAGTACTAGATCATTGttcactgaaatgtttcagGTATAATTCTATACTGTTCACCCGAGTGCGGGCAGGGACTGACCTTCAGTCATCAGAGAGGCCTGTGAGGAGTCACAGCCACGGCTGTTACATGCGGTGCAGGTGTACAGACCACTGTCCTCCTTCTTCACACGCTGAATTGTCAGAATATGGTTGTTCTGGCTCAGAATCACACCTGAAAGAAATCCATGCTGTTTCGTTAAAAGCTGTGGCTACAGATGAACTGGGAGTCAGTGTTCACTGAAATGTCCTGCACGTCTCACCTGAGCCCTCCACCACAGTGTGGTTGTTTTTGGTCCACTCCACTGTTGGGTTTGGCATCCCAGCAGCGTCACAGTGGAGACTGATCGTTGCACTCACATTAACTTTTTGATCGGTAAAATTATTAAGGATCCTTGCAGCCTCGAGACCTAAAATCacaacaaaattaatttcagaaacacaaaacaaactacaaatgtcagtttttgttGACTCTTTTGAACAAATCTTCTCTTAAAACTGCTGGGAGAGACAATGAAATTATCAGGTTACAAAAATGTTCCTTAATCAAATGCCCCATTCTTAATACTTGGAGAGCAATATGTCCCTCATATTAGGCTTATcgtatgttactgtgtgttcaTCATGATACTAATATTCATATTAGTATCTGTAGTGAAACCAAGTAAAATAATCTCACAGTTTTATATCACCTAAAATGAAATATGGTTTTCAaccagaaaattaaaaaaaaaaagtcttaccTTTGAGAGAAAGACGACGTAACAGGCAGGTTCTTTCCTGAGTCTTGATGCTTTCCACCTGACAGGCATACAGACCCTCATCCCGACGGGACGCGTTGGGCAGCGTCAGCTCCAGGGTCACATTGGTGCCCTGAAGCCTTGACATCACTGCATGCGTCAGGGGCCTCCGCTGCAGCGTGAGGGAGCGACAGGGCTGCACAGACGCTATCTGCTCTGACTCTGAGATGTTGGCCACACGGAACCAGGCAAGGTTGCCATAGATCAGCCTGTCTGCCTTACACCGCAGAACCACATGTTGCTCCTCTAAGGGCTCATTGGATGGAGAGACACTCACCTCGAGGCCACCTATGGAGTGTAGAGAGACGGACACACAGGCAAGAGGGAGAACAGCATGGTAAGTACTGAAATGATTACAGAAAGGGCCCACATGagacagaataaaaaagaaaaagcacagtGCTCACGTGTCACGTGGAAAAAGATGATACGTGAATCCTCTCCTACTTTGTTGGTAGCTATGCATCTGTAAAGGGCATGGGCCTCGGCTTTCTGAATCTTCAAGGAGCTCACGATTTTCTGGGGAAATGCGTTTACTTTTTCAATGATTGCAAATCAGATTTAGTAAAAATCCATCGTGCCCCTTTTAGCTGATTCTGGTGGTGGCGGACTGCAGGGGGAATGGGGTGTGATCAACAGGAACTGTTTACCTGATGGGCATGATCAGGGTCAATTATAATCCGTTCTACAGGATGGTGACCAGTGCTATTGCTGACATCTCTCCAGCCTGCACACTTCACTAGCTGTATGTCAGACTTCACCAGCCCTGAACTGttggacaaaaacagacagaaaccagATGGCATTAGGACATCTTGCTATgatactttttaaaacatttcccCGCAGTAGCACTTTCACTCCGATATACTCTTATTTTATCTCCTACAAATGATGCACAAATGGGGAACCATGACTTTCACTGTTAAAGTCATGtagtttttcatgtttccttttttcctcttctgtttttctgtgttatgCAATTTATTTTTAGTAGCGACGCAGattaagaaaaacaagaaacctactaaagtatttatttttgagatgtgaaaaatggaaaattggCAAGATGAAAACAAGGGAAAGAAAGTATACAAGAAgaggagcagcttcagcaggaAGAAGCTCTTTTTTGACGAGGAGCACGATGGGAACAACAGGAAACATAGTTTGGGACTGAGGAAGAGCTCTGATATGCAGGCAGGAGATAAGAAACCTGCTGAGGGTCAAAGCAGCCACTCACACAGGCCTCCTCCTTTCTGTCAACATTCGTCAAATGGCTGCATACCTGAGGAGGCTGCGGTGTAACAGCCAAGCCCTTCCCTCTGCACACCGCAGAGCCATTCACCAGGGTCTGCTATATCTCAAACAGCTGATCCAGAGAGGTGCACTTGTCTTGTGGTAAAACATCTCTGGTTGCATAAAATAAGTAAACACATTCTGAGTCTGAATAATTGAAGCCCTTCTAAAAATGGACATTGTGAAGAGCATGAATCACATCCGCTGATCTGCACTGGGATCATTgtctcttcttttgtttttgtcaacatCACGAAAGCAGCTACTCCTCTCCTACATCAACAACCTGTTGACAATGAGTGACTGATAAACATGCGAGCACTGCGTTCACACACGAGAGGAAGTtcactctcttgctctctctgtttttctcccagACCCTCTCCCACACACGCTGCAGGACGGTGACTTACACGAAGGCCTCTGGGCAGTCCTCTTTAGACACCCACTGCCACTGGATGTGTGCAGGTGTGGGAAATCCACGGGCCGTGCACCTCAGGGTGGGGCTGCTGCCATATGGGTACACATCGGTATCCACCGCCACCTCCTTCTCAATAATGTGAGGAGGCACTGtaggaggagacagaaggagagttATCACCGCTGTCTCTTGACTAACAGCTGAAGAAGAAATGAATAACAGAAAGAACAAGACAACGTGCCGTTGACCAGCAGCTGGAAGGAGCGTCTCTGTTCTTCTTTAGTAATCTTATTGGTCAGGACCATTGTGTAATTCCCTGCATCCACTTCTGTGACTCCACGGATGATGAGGGCATCACTTTTGGCTTTTACTCTGTAATCATCCTTCAGCGGTAGGCCATTTTTTAACCTGGGCACACAGAGAGGAGTGACAAAGTAATCAACGCGACTGCAGTAACGTCACAGGGGAAAGTTAATTCTGTCTTCAACACATGGACTGtaactttttaacattttcctAAAGCAACACACTATCTATTTAACCGATTAACTGTACAACAAACTTCTTCTAGTACGTCCTCTGctacaatgtgtttttctgctgtgaaCAAACCATTTAAAGCTGGGCTCTGGGTAGGCTGAGTACTTGACAGGGATCACGGTGGAAGTTTGACCTCCCACATTTACCTCCCAAACTTTTGTCCACTGCTCTTTCATATCAATGAAAGGCTTCTCtggaaagacaagaaaaatggaaataaaaaagagGCACAAATCCTCATTATTTCAAGATTCAAAACTTAATCAGCATTTTAACAAAGCTGATGGGAATTTGCTTTGCTGATCAAATGCAAAACAGAGGCCTCAGAACAACACAACTCTACACTGAGATTCAACAGAAAGTTTTGTGAGGAAAATAGAGAGATAGATAAATGACGAAACTGCAAAAAGGAAATATATAGTTTTTTGGCAACATTTTACTaaattttgtcagttttgtggCTCCATAAAACACATCCAGGGAAAAActctaaaaaataataatgtcttAAGGAAAAAGAAAGGGGAAAAGTAATGAAAACTGACAGATATACAGTGTGATTACAGCATACGAACTCATGCAGCTTGGTCCATTGATTCAAGTACATGAAATGAATAACTTTATGTGTCCAAATATGCAACATATGTCAGGTTGAATTATGGGGAAAGATGTACAAAATGATGCAGAAGACTGAGGAAATAATTGACTTTTTTTCCAGTTATCTacactaaaaacacatgttACCGCATCCCTCAAGATGTCttcaagagaggaaaaacacatgtTGTGGAATCTTTAAGCTTTCATGATTGTAAAATAATTGCTTTTATAGTAATAAAGAAGTGCTGAAACAGCTGTCTATAACAAGATAATGTTTCCAGTGCACCTACCATACACTTTAAGAAATGCTGAGGCACTTTTCTCCATCTGCCCACTGGACGCAGTGCAGGTGTACTCTCCGGTGTGATTAACTGTCACATTCTCCACTATGAGAGTGTTGGACAGCTCCAGGGAATTCAACAGCCTCTTCTTGTGGGGTGTTGCGTGTGTCTGCCTCGAACCATTCACCGAGGTCTGAGGTAAGAGACACACatcagaaatatgaaatatgtccCTAAAATAATTTAGAACATTTTGGTTTCAGTCCACTGGGATTATTTTTCTGATGAGAACAGACAGAGCATCAATAGCACATTTGGACACCTTTGCACTTTGACCTGGTATAGAGATGATCTGGAGGATTCCTGAAAGCAGGAAGTAAGGAATATATGTGAGGATGACTGGAAGCGAGATACAGCACTGGTGgtatctctgtctgtcctcagtggTGTGTAAGACAAGCTGATTCAAGGCTGTCACATGAGGTCATTATACGAGGGCACTGAACatcacagaggaagagcagaaaagCCTCGGGCACTGACCAGGGCCTGACCAGAGTGCGTCCAGTTGAATTCGATGCCCACATTGAGCTCGGTGTTGGCAGTGCAGCTGAGCACCAGGCGGTCCCCCACAGACAGCCTCAGTTGCACGGGGGTCAGGGTGAGGTCATGGATCTTGTATCCTGCGGAAAAGGGAGGGAAGACATGGCAGTCAGCCGATGGCCTATTGTTCTCCTGAGACCACAGACTCtctctctgcacctcctctccctccatacTTCACCAGGTCCCTTTTTCACTCACTTACTAACAGTCCATCTGTTCTtactctcccacacacacaagcagaacCCTGCATTTAGACACATGTTTTGAGTCataggtgcacacacacacacacacacacacacacacacacacacacacacacgtagttgTATCCCCTCAATGACATTCTGCATTCCCCAACtttaaccatcacaactaactGTCAAACCTCAGCCTTTACTTTAACCCTAACCTAAATGTAATTCTAATCGTGACCTTAAAACTGTCCTTGTGAGAGGCGGCCATATGTCCTCACTTCCAAAAAAAGTCCTCACTCTGTGGTAGAATGTTCTAGTCCTCACTATGTCacaagtacaaacacacacacacacacacacagatttcttcTTGAATTTTAACTTCTACAACCGATCGTTCATTGTGTGATTCTTTGTCCATCTTACCAACAACAGCGACGATGTAGAGAGGGGATTTAAATGTCTCATTTCCAATCCGAGTCTGGCAGGACACGTAGCCAGCACAGCTGATCAGATGACTGGGAACAGTGAAACCCGTCTTGGCGTCCCACAGAGAATCCTTCCCATCAGGATGAAGCTCCTTATTTGGATACttctgacagacacagacatttaCTGATTTTGAACATAGaatttataaaaacatcaatgccaacacattttacaaatgaGCACCCTTATCTGGCTATGTAAATAAGATTGTattaccttttaaaacaccacatTAGGTACAAGACTGACAAAATGAGCTatcaacaacagctgctgctgataaTTGAGCACCTAATATGAATTCAGAATGTACttgtgaaatgtgaatgtgaaaccaCATTCAACTATAGGACATTTTGTCTTAGTTTCACTGATTTAAAGGAGCACTCCTCTGGTTTCAATCGTAAACATTAGTTTACTCGTCAAGAGAAACACAACTCAGCCTAGAAAAGAGCTGTGTAATGTCTGTGTaatctgtggctctggaggagctccCTAATATCTGAATAACCCCCCTGATGATGTTGTCAGGCTTAGggttgaaaatagaaaaaatgaaaCCTGAAAGCCTGCGCTGAATAGAGTTTGAAAAGTATGGACATTAACCAGGGATAACATGATGCTATTGGTTACATTTTGGGAAAGGCAGGATCCCATATTCATGGAGATGGCTCAGAATATCCCGGCATTGCTTTGACTTTGAAccatctttttaaaatcttgaACGCCCAAACTTCAAGGAAGTACTAAAAAACGATCCTTTAAAATGAGATGTGATATCATTTTATATGAATGTGCCCTACaattgttgaaaatgaaaattgttGTAAAATAACTAATTTCCTGCCTcttataaaacaataaaaccttTTACTCTCTAAATCCAAATTCTTTATCTGCTGTTGTGCCTGTCATCCTTCACATTTCCCCCACATGTAAAACTTAAGATTTCACTAAGAAAGGAACAGAGACAACTCTTCCTTACAGTGTGGAGCGTAACGTTGAGATTCTCCACTGAGCCTCGGCACGGTATCACCACCACCCGCTCTCCTTCACGGATGAACACAACCTCATATTCCTTCTCCGATGGCACAAACGGAACCTTGTAATCTGAAATGAAACATCACTTTGTGTTTAAATTCCATTAGAAGAAAACGAAAtcaaacagaacacaaacaggATCGCCGCAAGGAGGCGGTCAGGGTGGAACAAGCTGCCATGAATCATGATTGGTCATCTCAAATCTTCCTGTATAGAACTACGACTTTGAATAAACATGACCcattaaatacacaaaaaacagGTTCAAATGAGTTATACCGTGGACAAACACataagctgctgctgaggtctTGCCATCTTCCACTTTCAGGTCTCTATAAGAGCACTGATACTGTCCAGTTTCATTGACGGTTGCGTTGGAGAGCCGCAGGGTTATGCAGAAGAGTCCTGATCCACTGCAGTCGCTGGTGGAGAATCGAGTGCTCGTAGGTGGCGTCGTCCACCTCAGGTACTGGCGACCTCTGGATCGAGAGATATAAATGCTCTTTTTAtacaatgtgtatgtgtgagtggtCAATGAGTGGATTGAATCCTGTCAGGGTTATTCATACACACCTGCATATTAGTTCCAGGTTGTCAGATTTGTTCATTCTGTGGACGCCATAGATGTTCAGCGTTGGCGGGTCAGGCATAAACCGCAGTTCAATGGCTGTAGGAATAAACAGCAGAAGTCTATCACAGCAAGGCGTGACAAGAAACATAATCAACAGGTAGGACGTATGTATGTACAGGCCTGACAAGTAATAGCTACAGTACACAgaagggtcagaggtcacgactgtttccaaaaacacaatgtatcacccttaaaaatgttttaatggaaGTTAAATCAAGCCAAAAGCACAATGTATAAATACGGGGATACATTATACAGGAAAAATGTATAAAGTACAATACAGGAATTCAAGGAGAACTGTTTTGTAAATGGCTCTCCGGCTACTCAGGGaattttttccactgttgcaGCAAATGGCGGAGCTGTGTCAAAACAGGAAGCAGGGGAAGATGGGCCGGGTCAGGCTCAATAGCCCAGCACAGTGTGGCCAAGGTGGGGTTCCTGTTTCTGAGGATACACGCTGCCCACCACCTCCCTGTGAGGCCCTGAAGCACATAGTGTATTGTATGGAAAAAAACACGATAGGCTCACCCAGTAGGCAAATCTGCCTTAACGTAACTCAGTGATCCTCATTCTGTAGCAAATATAAACTGGGATTGTAActcttttattaattaattcttCTTTGTCAAATAGGCACACATTTCCCTCCCTTTCTTATCACTTTGTGCCTATATGAAATTAGTACTTTTTCATACTCAAACTGTCCATAAGCCACAAACATATTCAACAAGCCCATGTATGTCTGTCCTCATAGTCACATCTGAGACATAAAAACATTCTAGTAGCATATATTATTGGCAACAAAGATCCTTAAATGTGTTACTCAACAGAAGTCAATAATTAATAGTTAATAGATAGAAGACTTGACAAGTATTTAATTTATTCTCTTACCAGCAACACAACTTATTTCCAGAAGAATGCCAAATAGAGGAATGGCGGAGACTACCAGAGCCATCATCCGCCTGAGGACATGGACGTGAACATCCAATAATGATGATAGAACAACTTCACTGCTGTAATGATAATCCCACACACTCAATACTAATCCATTGACTTCAGGTGCCTTAAATTCCACTCCGGAGAAAAGTCAGTGAAAGTCATGAGAGCCAGCAGCGGCGGACAGAGATCAGCAGAGAGTGAAGTGCGGCTGCGTGTGTCCCcatggagctggagctggagctggagctgaggaTGGAGAGACGCACTTCAGCCGGGCAGCAGCCTGCAGGGGAGGGGCTTCTCTGTCATACTGGAACTGTGAACTAccacatgagagagagagagagagagagaggggcagagagggagaggggggctGCTGGACATGTTGCTGGTTGTTGGGGGGCTAAAAACTGAAATGGAGCTTTTGAGAGAAACTTGTGTAGTTTGAGCATTCAACTGAAGAGAGCAGCACAGTAATCTCCCCCATACATGAGCCTCTAAGTAAAGTGAatcagaggtggaggaagtagCCTGTTCAGGTCCTTATTTAAGTAGCTGTGACAAAATATTTCTACACCATGCTATCATGGTGTAATAGTCATGCATTCACAGTTTTACTTATGAGTACAAGTACTAGTATTATTATATTctattggattataattattggtGGGGCTGATTTCAGTCACTACTTAATATCCTGCGATGACTTTATAGTCATACATCATCATTTCtttgttgattatattttcttttactgagTAATGAATGACTAAAGCTTTACAAAGAATGTAGTGAAGCAATATTTACCAcctggagtagaagtataaagtggcaaaaaaaatgGGAAACTCTCAAATAAATTAGCATAGAATTGTACTTGAGTACAGTACCCGAGTAAATGTGCTTAGTTATTTCCCATTGGGAAGTAGGGACAATTAAAGCAGtgatagtatttttttttttatctttattttcgGATTACATTCAGGAATCTATTTTCCCCAGAAAGAACATATTGCAactgtaatatttaaaatgcatttgatGTAGTTTTCTGTATCTGAGAGGACAAAAATGAGGACTTTATTCCATTTAAAATACACCAAACCAAAGTTCCTTTTTACCTTTAACCACCTGAAAACAATGATA
Encoded here:
- the kdr gene encoding vascular endothelial growth factor receptor 2 isoform X1; translated protein: MMALVVSAIPLFGILLEISCVAAIELRFMPDPPTLNIYGVHRMNKSDNLELICRGRQYLRWTTPPTSTRFSTSDCSGSGLFCITLRLSNATVNETGQYQCSYRDLKVEDGKTSAAAYVFVHDYKVPFVPSEKEYEVVFIREGERVVVIPCRGSVENLNVTLHTKYPNKELHPDGKDSLWDAKTGFTVPSHLISCAGYVSCQTRIGNETFKSPLYIVAVVGYKIHDLTLTPVQLRLSVGDRLVLSCTANTELNVGIEFNWTHSGQALTSVNGSRQTHATPHKKRLLNSLELSNTLIVENVTVNHTGEYTCTASSGQMEKSASAFLKVYEKPFIDMKEQWTKVWEVNVGGQTSTVIPVKYSAYPEPSFKWLKNGLPLKDDYRVKAKSDALIIRGVTEVDAGNYTMVLTNKITKEEQRRSFQLLVNVPPHIIEKEVAVDTDVYPYGSSPTLRCTARGFPTPAHIQWQWVSKEDCPEAFVSGLVKSDIQLVKCAGWRDVSNSTGHHPVERIIIDPDHAHQKIVSSLKIQKAEAHALYRCIATNKVGEDSRIIFFHVTRGLEVSVSPSNEPLEEQHVVLRCKADRLIYGNLAWFRVANISESEQIASVQPCRSLTLQRRPLTHAVMSRLQGTNVTLELTLPNASRRDEGLYACQVESIKTQERTCLLRRLSLKGLEAARILNNFTDQKVNVSATISLHCDAAGMPNPTVEWTKNNHTVVEGSGVILSQNNHILTIQRVKKEDSGLYTCTACNSRGCDSSQASLMTEGAEEKTNVELIVPIGSVVIAMFFWLLIVFVIRGRKRPNDRDLKTGYLSMILDSEDMPMDEQCERLTYDANKWEFPRDRLKLGDPLGRGAFGQVVEAAAFGIEKATTCTTVAVKMLKEGATSSEYRALMSELKILIHIGHHLNVVNLLGACTKPGGPLMVIVEYCKHGNLSSYLKSKRGEYSPYKRKRVDSQRWACAEEDVTDGDLGLGRIAQLDICTGTAVCSRAGDTASGCNVDAREESSDDDHLTMEDLISYSFQVAKGMDFLSSRKCIHRDLAARNILLSENNVVKICDFGLARDVYKDPDYVRKGDARLPLKWMAPETIFDRVYTTQSDVWSFGVLLWEIFSLGASPYPGVCIDESFCRRLKEGTRMRPPEYATTEIYQTMLDCWLDRPTDRPTFTELVEHLGNLLQASAQQCGKDYIPLTAGSGAEGSPVTPDPRSLYSRPQSGEILDAQQHYDSPSSLGLSQQSERCSRPLSVKTFEDIPVARSSVMEGHTDSGMGFSPEEVKGLNPPLSTTPNFSQLLRCKSKESLASESSNQTSGYQSGYHSDDTDTPIYANEEVIMKHNMLKKPPLPKTPDKFNAEIRYSTPPV
- the kdr gene encoding vascular endothelial growth factor receptor 2 isoform X2, yielding MMALVVSAIPLFGILLEISCVAAIELRFMPDPPTLNIYGVHRMNKSDNLELICRGRQYLRWTTPPTSTRFSTSDCSGSGLFCITLRLSNATVNETGQYQCSYRDLKVEDGKTSAAAYVFVHDYKVPFVPSEKEYEVVFIREGERVVVIPCRGSVENLNVTLHTYPNKELHPDGKDSLWDAKTGFTVPSHLISCAGYVSCQTRIGNETFKSPLYIVAVVGYKIHDLTLTPVQLRLSVGDRLVLSCTANTELNVGIEFNWTHSGQALTSVNGSRQTHATPHKKRLLNSLELSNTLIVENVTVNHTGEYTCTASSGQMEKSASAFLKVYEKPFIDMKEQWTKVWEVNVGGQTSTVIPVKYSAYPEPSFKWLKNGLPLKDDYRVKAKSDALIIRGVTEVDAGNYTMVLTNKITKEEQRRSFQLLVNVPPHIIEKEVAVDTDVYPYGSSPTLRCTARGFPTPAHIQWQWVSKEDCPEAFVSGLVKSDIQLVKCAGWRDVSNSTGHHPVERIIIDPDHAHQKIVSSLKIQKAEAHALYRCIATNKVGEDSRIIFFHVTRGLEVSVSPSNEPLEEQHVVLRCKADRLIYGNLAWFRVANISESEQIASVQPCRSLTLQRRPLTHAVMSRLQGTNVTLELTLPNASRRDEGLYACQVESIKTQERTCLLRRLSLKGLEAARILNNFTDQKVNVSATISLHCDAAGMPNPTVEWTKNNHTVVEGSGVILSQNNHILTIQRVKKEDSGLYTCTACNSRGCDSSQASLMTEGAEEKTNVELIVPIGSVVIAMFFWLLIVFVIRGRKRPNDRDLKTGYLSMILDSEDMPMDEQCERLTYDANKWEFPRDRLKLGDPLGRGAFGQVVEAAAFGIEKATTCTTVAVKMLKEGATSSEYRALMSELKILIHIGHHLNVVNLLGACTKPGGPLMVIVEYCKHGNLSSYLKSKRGEYSPYKRKRVDSQRWACAEEDVTDGDLGLGRIAQLDICTGTAVCSRAGDTASGCNVDAREESSDDDHLTMEDLISYSFQVAKGMDFLSSRKCIHRDLAARNILLSENNVVKICDFGLARDVYKDPDYVRKGDARLPLKWMAPETIFDRVYTTQSDVWSFGVLLWEIFSLGASPYPGVCIDESFCRRLKEGTRMRPPEYATTEIYQTMLDCWLDRPTDRPTFTELVEHLGNLLQASAQQCGKDYIPLTAGSGAEGSPVTPDPRSLYSRPQSGEILDAQQHYDSPSSLGLSQQSERCSRPLSVKTFEDIPVARSSVMEGHTDSGMGFSPEEVKGLNPPLSTTPNFSQLLRCKSKESLASESSNQTSGYQSGYHSDDTDTPIYANEEVIMKHNMLKKPPLPKTPDKFNAEIRYSTPPV